The Nitrospirales bacterium genome includes a window with the following:
- a CDS encoding FAD-binding protein, translating into MNLTALHDVVHKSRDTRRKQTLPKFSPAERDTLIKKYHPDHREQAYRPIKFGPNSGDRTVRELAAILEGESPIPLDLPLTPDYTVDVLVVGGGGAGCAAALHAHGEGANVLLATKLRLVDSNSVMAQGGMQIAVAPNDSPVQHFLDTLKGGHMKNDHNLLKVMVEEGPAVAKWLLQLGVLFDRDADGNLHVKKGGGSSRERLLTCSDYTGLEIMRVLKDEVLNQKIPLLEFAAALELLSDEHGSCSGAILQDLDNKRMIVVAAKTVILATGGIGRLHIQGFPTSNHYGATGDGLAMAYRMGAPLVQIDTFQYHPSGGVYPEQLVGALVTEGIRSEGGHLVNAKGERFVNELDTRDVVSSSIIRECEEGRGVRTASGRVGVWLDTPLLDVEHGEGTLDKHFPAMVKQYERFHVDIRKDPVLIYPTLHYQNGGVKIDENSETPIKNLFVAGEASGGLHGRNRLMGNSLLDLMVFGKRSGLTASARAVSVSHGSLSLGHLKQFRDEAAKHGVTDQITSPMVLPAYTRKP; encoded by the coding sequence ATGAACCTTACCGCCCTTCATGATGTCGTGCACAAGTCTCGTGACACTCGTCGCAAGCAAACCCTGCCAAAATTTTCTCCAGCCGAACGCGATACATTGATTAAAAAATACCACCCCGATCATCGGGAGCAAGCCTATCGTCCGATCAAGTTCGGTCCCAATTCAGGGGATCGAACCGTGCGAGAGCTTGCCGCTATTTTGGAAGGTGAAAGCCCAATCCCGTTGGATCTTCCGTTGACCCCAGATTACACGGTTGATGTTCTGGTTGTCGGGGGAGGAGGCGCGGGTTGCGCGGCGGCGTTGCATGCCCATGGTGAAGGCGCCAATGTTCTGTTAGCGACTAAACTTCGCCTTGTCGATTCCAATTCCGTTATGGCGCAGGGTGGGATGCAGATTGCTGTGGCGCCCAATGACTCACCCGTTCAACATTTCCTCGACACACTCAAGGGTGGTCATATGAAGAATGACCACAACCTTCTTAAGGTTATGGTTGAAGAGGGGCCTGCGGTCGCCAAGTGGTTGCTCCAATTGGGCGTGCTGTTCGATCGGGACGCTGATGGCAATTTACATGTCAAGAAAGGCGGAGGGAGTTCCAGGGAGCGCCTGTTAACCTGCTCTGACTACACGGGCCTGGAAATCATGCGGGTGCTCAAGGATGAGGTGCTGAATCAAAAAATTCCTCTTTTGGAATTTGCTGCGGCGCTGGAATTACTGAGCGATGAGCATGGCTCCTGTTCCGGGGCGATTTTGCAAGACTTGGATAATAAGCGAATGATCGTCGTCGCCGCGAAGACCGTCATTTTGGCGACCGGGGGCATTGGTCGTTTACATATCCAAGGCTTTCCTACCAGCAATCATTATGGAGCGACTGGAGATGGATTGGCCATGGCCTATCGAATGGGCGCTCCATTGGTTCAGATTGACACATTTCAATATCATCCTTCGGGAGGTGTCTACCCCGAACAACTCGTTGGAGCCTTAGTGACAGAAGGCATTCGATCGGAAGGCGGGCATCTCGTGAACGCGAAGGGCGAACGATTCGTCAATGAGCTTGATACCCGCGATGTTGTGTCGTCTTCGATCATTCGCGAATGTGAAGAAGGACGTGGCGTTCGGACGGCCTCGGGACGAGTCGGAGTCTGGCTCGATACTCCATTGCTCGATGTCGAGCATGGAGAAGGAACTCTTGATAAACATTTTCCTGCCATGGTGAAGCAGTATGAGCGATTTCACGTCGATATCCGTAAAGACCCCGTGCTGATTTATCCCACGCTCCACTATCAAAATGGCGGCGTGAAGATCGATGAAAATAGTGAAACCCCGATTAAAAATTTATTCGTGGCCGGCGAAGCCTCTGGAGGATTACACGGGCGCAACCGACTGATGGGGAACTCACTGTTAGATCTGATGGTGTTCGGTAAGCGATCGGGTCTGACGGCTTCTGCCAGAGCAGTATCAGTTTCTCATGGTTCTTTATCCTTGGGGCATCTTAAACAGTTTCGAGACGAAGCGGCTAAACATGGAGTGACCGATCAAATTACCTCTCCGATGGTCTTGCCAGCCTATACAAGAAAACCGTAA
- a CDS encoding ATP citrate lyase, whose translation MAKVLEGPGMGLLKKWGLKTPNYVVVSTGDEFDQLATANDWLQKSKLVVKAHEALGSRFKLGLVKVGLDLAAAKAAVREMIGKQVESVKIGQVIVSEAIDHKEEYYASAKSTRDGVEIMVTTHGGVEVESNWDQVKRILVDIGESPTDAELLALAKDSGFTGDTATKMAEFLKKLYTCFDNEDAQYLEINPVVKAENGDLVALDAVTLLDGDAKFRHKDWNFPFAAEFGRAYTKNEEEVMAVDAKVKGSVKLIEIPGGTIAMLPAGGGASVYYSDAVVARGGTLANYAEYSGDPPDWAVEVLTEKVCSLPNIKHIIVGGAIANFTDVKKTFGGIINAFRKAKGEGKLDGVKIWVRRGGPNEKQGLAAMRALEDEGFDIHVFDRTTPLTDIVDMAMAAN comes from the coding sequence ATGGCAAAAGTACTCGAAGGTCCAGGAATGGGCTTACTCAAAAAGTGGGGATTGAAAACTCCAAACTATGTCGTCGTTAGTACCGGTGATGAGTTTGACCAATTGGCTACGGCCAATGATTGGCTTCAAAAAAGCAAGCTTGTTGTCAAAGCCCACGAAGCGCTGGGGTCGAGATTTAAGTTGGGGCTCGTGAAGGTCGGGTTAGATTTGGCTGCCGCGAAAGCCGCAGTGCGAGAAATGATCGGGAAGCAGGTCGAATCGGTCAAGATCGGTCAAGTGATTGTCTCCGAAGCGATTGATCACAAAGAAGAATATTATGCCTCAGCCAAGTCCACGCGTGATGGTGTGGAAATTATGGTGACTACTCATGGCGGTGTAGAGGTTGAATCCAACTGGGACCAGGTGAAGCGAATTCTCGTGGATATTGGGGAGTCTCCTACTGACGCTGAGCTATTAGCCCTTGCGAAAGATTCTGGGTTTACTGGCGACACGGCGACAAAGATGGCGGAATTTCTGAAAAAACTCTACACCTGTTTTGATAATGAAGACGCGCAATATCTGGAAATCAACCCGGTGGTGAAAGCGGAAAACGGCGATCTGGTCGCACTTGATGCGGTGACGCTGCTCGACGGCGATGCCAAATTCCGTCATAAAGATTGGAACTTTCCCTTTGCCGCAGAGTTTGGACGGGCCTACACCAAGAATGAAGAAGAAGTGATGGCGGTCGATGCAAAAGTAAAGGGATCGGTCAAGCTCATTGAAATTCCTGGAGGGACGATCGCGATGTTGCCGGCTGGCGGTGGAGCGAGCGTGTATTATTCTGATGCTGTGGTTGCACGAGGTGGAACACTCGCGAATTATGCCGAGTATTCCGGTGATCCGCCGGACTGGGCCGTGGAAGTGCTTACCGAAAAGGTCTGTTCATTGCCGAACATCAAACACATCATCGTCGGTGGAGCGATCGCGAACTTTACGGATGTGAAAAAAACGTTTGGCGGTATCATTAACGCGTTCCGAAAGGCCAAAGGCGAGGGCAAGCTGGATGGTGTGAAGATTTGGGTGCGCCGTGGAGGTCCCAATGAGAAGCAAGGGCTGGCCGCGATGCGGGCATTAGAAGATGAAGGTTTTGATATTCATGTGTTTGACCGGACCACCCCGTTAACGGACATCGTCGATATGGCGATGGCGGCGAACTAA
- a CDS encoding Spy/CpxP family protein refolding chaperone, giving the protein MTKQVLILSTVGVVVLGSALAFGASQGKSGWCGSHAGGFSPAHWGKHGDGQHRVDVIAEVLDLNDAQKEKLQGVHNTMKDARQAFGDVRLQTIDEVLGLVTSDTLDQSQVQQIVKRHQALVDDFAPKVTARIAEFHASLTPAQKSKAAEFIQKWKSRMERRGKHKA; this is encoded by the coding sequence ATGACAAAGCAAGTACTTATTCTCAGCACGGTCGGAGTAGTAGTTCTTGGATCGGCTCTCGCGTTTGGAGCATCGCAAGGCAAGTCCGGATGGTGCGGGTCTCATGCTGGGGGATTTTCTCCGGCTCATTGGGGAAAACATGGCGATGGGCAACATCGAGTGGACGTCATCGCTGAAGTCTTAGACCTGAATGACGCTCAAAAAGAAAAGCTGCAAGGCGTACACAACACCATGAAAGACGCACGACAGGCCTTTGGTGATGTACGGCTGCAAACCATCGATGAGGTACTTGGCCTGGTTACCAGCGACACGCTGGACCAGAGCCAAGTTCAACAAATCGTGAAACGGCATCAAGCCCTGGTAGATGACTTCGCACCAAAAGTCACCGCGAGGATCGCTGAGTTTCACGCCTCACTCACTCCAGCACAAAAGTCGAAAGCGGCTGAGTTCATTCAAAAATGGAAAAGTCGCATGGAGCGTCGGGGTAAGCATAAAGCGTAA
- a CDS encoding 2Fe-2S iron-sulfur cluster-binding protein: MTESFDKESTLDQEESLQPKMVTVEIEGKPFQVPAGITLMKAIWYSGQDVVRGAGCLGGFCGACATYYRTKDDPKVKTCLACSFAVEDGMSFSFMPAFPARKATYDLTELKDPKQDLFTLYPEAPLCRNCNACTEACPQSIDVREGVWKAVFGDFKAVSEMFMDCVMCGMCTPVCIADIAPNLVAVYASRAQGVHFTDNPEGLEKRIQAITEGRYQADWARVLKMSDEELQNASATIP, encoded by the coding sequence ATGACTGAGTCATTCGATAAAGAAAGTACTCTTGATCAAGAGGAAAGCCTCCAACCAAAGATGGTCACGGTTGAGATCGAGGGAAAGCCGTTTCAAGTGCCGGCGGGTATTACCTTGATGAAGGCCATCTGGTATAGCGGGCAAGACGTAGTTCGAGGCGCTGGCTGTCTGGGCGGGTTTTGTGGAGCCTGTGCGACCTATTATCGGACCAAAGATGATCCCAAGGTCAAGACATGCTTAGCTTGCTCGTTCGCGGTTGAAGACGGCATGTCGTTTTCGTTCATGCCCGCGTTTCCTGCCAGAAAAGCCACGTATGACTTGACGGAACTGAAAGATCCCAAACAGGACCTTTTTACTCTCTACCCTGAAGCTCCGCTTTGTCGAAACTGTAACGCCTGTACGGAAGCCTGTCCTCAATCGATTGATGTCCGGGAGGGCGTATGGAAAGCGGTGTTTGGGGACTTTAAAGCCGTCTCAGAAATGTTTATGGACTGCGTAATGTGTGGGATGTGCACACCTGTGTGCATCGCTGATATTGCGCCGAATCTGGTGGCTGTCTATGCGAGCCGGGCCCAGGGCGTTCACTTCACCGATAATCCGGAAGGGTTGGAGAAGCGAATTCAAGCCATTACAGAAGGTCGATATCAGGCTGACTGGGCGAGAGTGTTGAAAATGTCGGACGAAGAGCTGCAAAACGCCTCGGCGACGATTCCTTAG
- a CDS encoding ATP citrate lyase: protein MSILATKDTHVVIQGGAAGVNAARRMAEFRYMIKQPLNVSAFVYPPDAGKTNEVVCGTELVAIPIYKTVAEATANHPEINTSLVYIGANRAYEGAMDALNDPKIQTVSMITEGVPEKDSKLLGKHARKLGKIFNGPSSIGVVSAGECRLGVIGGAFDNLVACKLYRPGSFGVITKSGGLSNEIIWICSQFADGITTAIGIGGDAYPGTDYVSYLEMFENDPQTKAVVIVGEMGGDLEERAAEWYGAKKRRVKLLSVVSGFCQESLPKGMKFGHAGAKEGLKGEGSARAKSDALKKAGALVPDTFGALGPAIKSTYEEMVKSGEIKPIPDLAPADQPRLPKSVAEAKQDGEVLVTPLIRTTISDDRGDEPYYQGYPASELINAGYDIPHIIGLLWDNRLVTKQEAEIIKRIIILSADHGPCVSGALTTVIAACAGIGLSQAVAAGMIMIGPRFGGAVTDAGRWFKYAIDNQLTVDDFLAYMKQNVGPVPGIGHRVKSLKNPDKRVKELVGYVKSLGIKTPHLDFALEVEKKTTVKKDNLILNVDGTMAAVLVDIGFPVDSLNGFFVLARTIGMIGHWTDQKRQGSRLIRLFDYLVNYASPKRREVPPLK from the coding sequence ATGAGCATACTTGCCACAAAAGACACACATGTTGTGATTCAGGGAGGGGCTGCCGGTGTGAATGCGGCCCGCCGCATGGCCGAGTTCCGGTACATGATCAAACAACCACTGAATGTTTCGGCTTTTGTCTATCCGCCGGATGCCGGCAAGACGAATGAAGTGGTGTGTGGAACCGAACTGGTTGCGATCCCCATCTATAAAACGGTTGCTGAAGCCACGGCCAACCACCCAGAAATTAACACCAGCTTGGTCTACATCGGCGCGAATCGGGCTTATGAAGGCGCCATGGATGCCTTGAACGATCCCAAGATTCAAACGGTGTCGATGATTACGGAAGGCGTGCCTGAGAAGGACTCGAAGCTTTTGGGTAAACACGCCAGAAAACTGGGGAAGATTTTTAACGGTCCATCATCCATCGGCGTCGTGTCAGCCGGTGAATGCCGATTAGGTGTGATCGGCGGGGCGTTTGATAATTTAGTGGCGTGTAAGTTGTATCGTCCGGGTTCCTTCGGTGTGATCACGAAGTCCGGCGGTTTATCCAACGAAATCATCTGGATCTGTTCTCAATTCGCGGATGGGATTACGACGGCGATCGGGATCGGCGGCGATGCGTATCCTGGCACGGATTACGTTAGCTACCTGGAAATGTTCGAGAACGACCCACAAACCAAGGCTGTCGTTATCGTCGGAGAGATGGGCGGGGATTTGGAAGAGCGTGCTGCCGAATGGTATGGCGCGAAGAAGCGGCGCGTTAAATTGTTGTCGGTGGTTTCGGGGTTCTGCCAAGAGAGTCTCCCCAAAGGTATGAAGTTTGGACATGCCGGCGCCAAAGAGGGATTAAAAGGGGAGGGTTCGGCCCGCGCGAAATCCGATGCGCTTAAAAAAGCCGGCGCACTCGTTCCCGATACATTCGGCGCGTTGGGTCCCGCGATCAAGTCGACGTACGAAGAAATGGTCAAGAGCGGAGAAATCAAACCCATTCCTGATTTGGCCCCAGCGGATCAGCCTAGACTTCCGAAATCTGTCGCCGAAGCGAAACAAGATGGAGAAGTGCTGGTCACACCGTTGATCCGGACTACCATTAGTGATGATCGTGGCGATGAGCCTTACTATCAAGGATATCCCGCATCGGAATTAATCAATGCCGGCTACGATATTCCCCATATTATTGGCTTGCTCTGGGATAATCGGCTGGTCACAAAACAAGAAGCGGAAATTATTAAGCGTATTATCATATTGTCGGCTGATCATGGGCCCTGTGTCAGCGGCGCCCTGACCACGGTGATTGCGGCCTGCGCAGGCATCGGGCTTTCCCAGGCTGTTGCCGCGGGCATGATCATGATTGGTCCCCGATTTGGCGGGGCGGTTACCGATGCGGGGCGGTGGTTCAAGTATGCTATCGATAACCAGTTGACAGTTGATGACTTTCTCGCCTACATGAAGCAAAATGTCGGACCGGTTCCTGGTATCGGTCATCGAGTGAAGAGTTTGAAGAATCCGGATAAACGTGTGAAGGAGCTTGTCGGGTACGTCAAAAGCCTCGGGATCAAGACGCCGCACCTTGATTTCGCACTCGAAGTCGAGAAGAAGACCACCGTCAAGAAAGACAACTTGATTTTGAACGTGGATGGGACGATGGCGGCGGTGTTGGTTGATATCGGTTTCCCGGTCGACAGTTTGAACGGCTTCTTCGTCCTGGCGCGAACCATCGGCATGATCGGCCATTGGACTGACCAAAAGCGTCAAGGAAGCCGGCTGATCCGCTTGTTCGATTATTTGGTGAACTATGCATCACCGAAACGTCGAGAAGTGCCACCACTGAAATAA
- a CDS encoding HAMP domain-containing histidine kinase, with translation MSPSIPKFKFSPRRSIFLKLFLIFLGTACVLMVVIRGFFFLAIDRSHSFKSDLFNNLTKYSAQLVKEIGTPPNKQRADALAEELGLQFRIRTPKESWSTDPSLPPINSLSVEQAYSGTTAQVGQFHRHPFVILNRADTQYAVFFLHRPFDELPAWSFGLLAGLVAIVIGGSYLVVRRLIRPVHWLTEGVKEIGKGKLDYQVPVTSSDELGDLAISFNEMGRQVHDMIQSRDRLLLDVSHELRSPLTRMKVAAEFIDDATVKEKIQQEINELEMMVTELLESERLKSQAGSLTRTQVDLVTLTQEVIHDYNDIGPGVELTTSLSTLILRLDHQRIRMAIRNVLENAIKFSRPEFGPIIVRIETTPGSASVSVQDFGLGIPAEDQARIFEPFYRVDPSRTRNTGGYGLGLSLVKKIMVAHEGNVRVSSEVGIGSTFILNFPVINS, from the coding sequence ATGTCGCCATCTATTCCAAAATTCAAATTTTCCCCTCGTCGTTCGATTTTCTTAAAATTATTCCTCATCTTTTTGGGCACGGCTTGTGTCCTGATGGTCGTGATACGGGGGTTCTTTTTCCTCGCCATCGACCGTAGCCATTCGTTCAAATCGGATTTATTCAACAATCTCACGAAATACTCTGCTCAATTGGTCAAGGAAATCGGAACGCCTCCCAATAAACAACGTGCTGACGCCTTGGCTGAGGAACTGGGATTACAATTTCGAATCAGGACTCCGAAAGAGTCCTGGTCGACCGATCCTTCTCTGCCACCAATAAACTCGCTCAGCGTTGAGCAGGCATATTCTGGAACGACGGCGCAGGTTGGACAATTCCATCGACATCCGTTCGTGATTCTCAACCGTGCGGACACGCAATATGCGGTCTTTTTTCTTCACCGGCCCTTTGATGAGCTGCCGGCTTGGTCTTTTGGGCTTTTGGCTGGGCTCGTCGCAATCGTGATCGGCGGCAGTTATTTGGTTGTTCGACGACTCATCCGGCCAGTCCATTGGTTGACGGAAGGCGTCAAAGAAATCGGGAAAGGAAAATTGGACTATCAGGTACCCGTGACGTCCTCGGATGAACTCGGGGATTTGGCGATATCGTTCAATGAGATGGGCAGGCAAGTGCATGACATGATTCAGTCACGAGACCGATTGTTGCTCGATGTCAGCCATGAGTTGCGCTCGCCATTAACGCGCATGAAAGTAGCTGCTGAATTCATCGACGATGCCACGGTCAAAGAAAAGATTCAACAAGAAATCAACGAGCTTGAAATGATGGTGACTGAGCTCCTTGAGTCTGAGCGCCTCAAGAGCCAAGCCGGTAGCTTGACGCGAACACAGGTAGACTTGGTGACCCTCACCCAGGAAGTCATCCACGATTATAATGATATCGGACCTGGCGTTGAACTCACGACTTCGCTTAGCACGCTGATTTTACGGCTTGACCATCAACGTATTCGCATGGCAATCAGGAACGTACTCGAAAATGCGATTAAGTTCTCTCGTCCGGAATTCGGGCCGATTATCGTACGAATTGAAACGACTCCTGGGTCAGCCTCGGTTTCCGTTCAAGACTTTGGATTGGGTATTCCCGCAGAAGACCAAGCCAGAATCTTTGAACCATTCTATAGAGTCGACCCGTCACGAACACGCAACACCGGCGGATATGGACTTGGACTCAGCTTAGTGAAGAAGATCATGGTCGCACATGAAGGAAATGTTCGAGTTTCAAGCGAAGTGGGAATCGGGAGTACGTTTATACTGAATTTTCCAGTTATAAACTCCTGA
- a CDS encoding response regulator transcription factor: MPNTILIIDDDRKLNELLTEYLGQFQMTVFTAEHPREGLSLLHQQSPNLVILDLMLPDQDGFAVCREIRKESSVPIIMLTARGDLPDRVAGLELGADDYLAKPFEPRELVARIKTVLRRGTSTSARYIEHEQLEADELAINLRTRTVSLDNKPLDLTTMEFEILSLFLNNPGVVLTREEMMDRIRGIDWEAYNRSVDVGVSRLRQKLHDNPKRPRYIKTIWGAGYQFLPTPRPIVPT; this comes from the coding sequence ATGCCTAACACGATTCTCATCATCGACGATGATCGAAAGCTCAACGAACTCCTAACCGAGTACCTCGGCCAGTTTCAAATGACGGTCTTCACTGCCGAGCATCCACGGGAGGGATTGAGCCTTTTACACCAACAGTCACCCAACTTGGTCATTTTAGATCTCATGCTGCCCGACCAGGATGGGTTCGCGGTTTGTCGGGAAATTCGAAAGGAAAGTTCGGTACCGATTATTATGCTGACGGCTCGAGGGGACTTGCCTGACCGTGTCGCAGGACTCGAACTCGGAGCCGATGATTATCTGGCCAAGCCATTTGAACCCAGGGAGTTAGTGGCTCGCATCAAAACGGTCCTTCGGCGAGGGACCTCAACATCCGCCAGATATATCGAGCATGAGCAACTCGAAGCCGACGAGCTAGCCATCAACTTACGAACACGAACCGTTTCGTTGGACAACAAACCGCTTGACCTCACGACGATGGAATTTGAAATCCTGTCGTTATTCCTGAACAATCCAGGTGTGGTCTTGACCCGAGAAGAAATGATGGACCGCATTCGCGGGATTGACTGGGAGGCCTACAATCGCTCTGTTGATGTCGGCGTGAGCCGGCTACGGCAGAAGTTACACGACAATCCCAAACGTCCTCGTTACATCAAAACCATTTGGGGCGCAGGCTATCAATTCTTACCGACTCCTCGTCCCATCGTTCCCACATGA
- a CDS encoding aconitate hydratase yields MSIELVKKLYASMPGIIAKAREKFGRPLTLAEKILVSHADNFDTQVWDRGKAMLALRPDRVAMQDATAQMAMLQFIQAGKTKAAVPSTIHCDHLIRAEMGSEKDLVVANDENREVYNFLASAAKKYGIGFWKPGAGIIHQVVLENYAFPGGLIIGTDSHTPNGGGLGMLAIGVGGADAGEVMAGLPWEVLHPKLIGVKLTGKLNGWTSPKDVILHICGKLTVKGGTNKIVEYFGPGAETISATGKGTITNMGAELGATTSIFPFDQKMVDYLKITEREDIAKLAEANREMLVADPEVYASPEKYFDEIVEIDLSTLEPHVVGPHSPDLARPVSKLAEEAKEKGYPVELKATLLGSCTNSSYEDIGRAAHIAQQGLKAGLKAKTAFLVSPGSERIFHTMKRDGFMKTFEDLGATVLANACGPCIGQWKRADGVKGKADSIVSTFNRNFPGRNDGIAETLSFLASPELVAAYALTGDLRFNPLTDTIKTADGQDIKLDPPQGEELPAQGFAKGEEGYVEPAESGEGLEVDLPPTSERLQLLQPFPKWDGNDFEKLPLLIKTKGKTTTDHISPAGKWLKFRGHLDKISDNMFLGANNAFTSEAGTGNNVLTGESGLSLAQIARDYKGKGIGSFVVGDENYGEGSSREHAAMSPRFLGVKAVLTKSFARIHETNLKKQGVLPMTFANPSDYDQIEQEDRISVTGLGDLAPGKPISVIIHKKDGTDITIQANHSMTEPQIKWFRAGSALNALN; encoded by the coding sequence ATGTCGATAGAACTCGTCAAAAAATTGTATGCGTCGATGCCGGGCATCATCGCCAAAGCCCGTGAGAAATTTGGTCGTCCATTGACGTTGGCCGAGAAAATTCTTGTTTCGCATGCCGATAATTTTGATACGCAGGTCTGGGATCGTGGAAAGGCCATGTTGGCTCTTCGTCCTGATCGCGTGGCGATGCAGGATGCCACGGCCCAAATGGCCATGCTTCAATTCATTCAAGCCGGTAAAACGAAAGCCGCCGTGCCGAGTACCATTCATTGTGATCATTTGATCCGTGCTGAAATGGGGTCAGAAAAAGATCTTGTGGTGGCGAATGATGAAAATCGAGAGGTCTACAATTTTCTGGCTTCTGCCGCCAAAAAGTATGGAATCGGATTCTGGAAGCCTGGAGCGGGAATCATTCACCAAGTCGTGCTTGAAAATTATGCGTTCCCTGGAGGCCTGATCATTGGGACGGATTCTCATACGCCCAATGGTGGAGGGCTTGGCATGTTGGCGATCGGTGTGGGAGGAGCGGACGCGGGCGAAGTGATGGCTGGACTGCCTTGGGAAGTCCTGCATCCAAAACTCATCGGCGTGAAACTGACCGGAAAATTGAATGGGTGGACGTCGCCAAAAGATGTGATCCTTCATATTTGTGGAAAGTTGACGGTCAAAGGCGGAACGAACAAGATCGTGGAATACTTTGGGCCAGGTGCCGAGACGATTAGCGCGACCGGTAAAGGAACCATCACGAATATGGGTGCTGAGTTAGGGGCCACGACCTCTATCTTCCCGTTCGATCAAAAGATGGTCGATTATCTCAAGATAACTGAACGAGAAGATATCGCGAAGCTCGCAGAAGCGAATAGAGAGATGTTGGTCGCTGATCCTGAGGTCTATGCGTCTCCTGAAAAATATTTCGATGAGATCGTGGAAATTGACTTGTCCACGTTGGAACCGCATGTGGTGGGTCCGCATTCTCCGGACCTGGCTCGCCCAGTCTCCAAGTTGGCGGAAGAAGCCAAAGAGAAAGGGTATCCCGTCGAATTGAAAGCGACCCTGTTGGGCAGTTGTACCAATTCTTCCTATGAAGATATTGGCCGTGCTGCACATATCGCACAACAAGGGTTGAAGGCAGGATTAAAAGCCAAGACCGCCTTTTTGGTTTCTCCTGGCTCCGAGCGAATTTTTCATACGATGAAGCGCGATGGATTTATGAAGACGTTTGAAGATCTGGGCGCTACGGTGTTGGCCAACGCCTGTGGACCTTGTATCGGTCAATGGAAGAGAGCGGATGGGGTGAAAGGGAAAGCCGATTCCATCGTAAGTACCTTCAACCGGAATTTCCCGGGGCGTAATGATGGCATCGCTGAGACCCTGTCGTTTCTGGCAAGCCCCGAGTTGGTCGCCGCCTATGCGCTGACAGGTGATCTACGGTTTAATCCGCTCACCGACACGATCAAAACTGCTGATGGTCAAGACATCAAATTGGACCCTCCTCAAGGCGAAGAATTGCCGGCCCAAGGATTTGCCAAAGGTGAAGAGGGGTATGTGGAACCAGCTGAGAGCGGAGAAGGGTTGGAAGTGGATCTTCCTCCGACGAGCGAGCGTCTTCAATTGCTTCAGCCGTTTCCCAAGTGGGATGGGAATGATTTTGAGAAATTGCCACTGCTCATCAAGACAAAAGGTAAAACCACGACCGACCACATTTCTCCAGCTGGTAAGTGGCTAAAGTTCCGTGGACACTTGGACAAGATAAGCGACAACATGTTCCTCGGTGCCAATAATGCCTTTACGAGTGAAGCGGGAACCGGAAACAATGTGTTGACGGGTGAGTCTGGACTGTCGCTGGCGCAAATCGCGAGAGATTATAAAGGGAAAGGTATAGGATCGTTCGTGGTTGGCGATGAAAACTACGGCGAGGGCAGCAGCCGGGAACATGCCGCGATGTCACCTCGGTTTCTTGGAGTCAAAGCCGTGCTCACCAAGAGCTTCGCGCGAATCCATGAGACGAATCTGAAGAAGCAAGGAGTCCTGCCGATGACCTTTGCCAACCCAAGCGACTACGATCAAATTGAACAAGAAGATCGAATCAGTGTCACCGGGCTCGGTGATTTAGCTCCTGGAAAACCGATCTCTGTAATCATTCATAAAAAAGATGGAACGGACATCACGATTCAAGCGAATCACAGCATGACCGAGCCTCAGATCAAATGGTTCAGGGCGGGGTCTGCATTGAATGCTCTCAACTAA